The Pseudomonas bijieensis DNA window CCTGGAGCTGGCGAACGACAAGTACAGCCTGGGCTTCGAACTCAGCCACGACGTGATCGGCGGCGCGGCCATCGACAAGCATGGCGTGCCCCTGGCCGACGAGACCCTGGACCGTGCCCGTGCCGCCGATGCCGTGCTGCTGGGTGCCGTGGGCGGCCCGAAATGGGACAAGATCGAACGCGACATCCGCCCCGAGCGCGGCCTGCTGAAAATTCGCGCGCAACTGGGCTTGTTCGGCAACCTGCGTCCGGCGATTCTTTACCCGCAACTGGCCGATGCATCGAGCCTGAAGCCGGAAATCGTCTCGGGCCTGGACATCCTCATCGTTCGCGAGCTGACCGGCGGCATCTATTTCGGCGCCCCGCGTGGCACCCGCGAGCTGGATAATGGCGAGCGCCAGGCCTACGACACCCTGCCGTACAGCGAAAGCGAAATCCGCCGTATCGCCCGGGTCGGCTTCGACATGGCCCGCGTGCGTGGCAAGAAGCTGTGCTCGGTGGACAAGGCCAACGTGCTGGCCTCCAGCCAATTGTGGCGCGAAGTGGTCGAGCAGGTGGCCAAGGATTACCCGGACATCGAACTGAGCCACATGTACGTCGACAACGCCGCCATGCAACTGGTGCGCGCGCCGAAGCAGTTCGACGTGATCGTCACCGACAACATGTTCGGCGACATCCTGTCCGACGAAGCGTCGATGCTCACCGGTTCCATTGGCATGCTGCCGTCGGCTTCCCTGGACGCCAACAACAAGGGCATGTACGAGCCATGCCACGGTTCGGCGCCGGACATCGCCGGGCAGGGCATTGCCAACCCGTTGGCGACCATCCTGTCGGTGTCGATGATGCTGCGTTACAGCTTCAACTTGAACGATGCCGCCGACGCGATCGAAAAAGCCGTCAGCGTGGTCTTGGACCAAGGCTTGCGTACCGGTGATATCTGGTCGCAAGGTTGTACCAAAGTCGGTACGCAGCAAATGGGCGATGCAGTAGTCGCCGCGCTGCGGAATCTGTAATCTTTCGGGCCCACTGCTTCGACGGTGGCCCACTTTTGTATAGGTGTAGTTGCGATGAAACGTGTAGGTCTGATCGGTTGGCGCGGCATGGTCGGTTCCGTGCTCATGCAGCGAATGCTGGAAGAGCAGGATTTCGATCTCATTGAGCCGGTGTTTTTCACCACTTCCAATGTCGGTGGCCAGGGCCCATCCGTGGGCAAGGACACCGGTGTGCTCAAGGATGCCTACAGCATTGACGAGCTCAAGACCCTCGACGTGATCCTGACCTGCCAGGGCGGCGACTACACCAGCGAAGTATTCCCCAAGCTGCGTGAAGCCGGCTGGCAGGGTTACTGGATCGACGCCGCCTCCAGCCTGCGCATGCAGGACGATGCGGTGATCATCCTCGACCCGGTCAACCGCAAGGTCATCGACCAGCAGCTGGATGCGGGCACCAAGAACTACATCGGCGGCAACTGCACTGTCAGCCTGATGCTGATGGGCCTGGGCGGCTTGTTCGAAGCCGGGCTGGTGGAGTGGATGAGCGCCATGACTTATCAGGCGGCATCCGGTGCTGGTGCGCAGAACATGCGTGAACTGATCAAGCAGATGGGCGCGACCCACGCCGCCGTCGCCGATGACCTGGCCAACCCAGCCAGCGCCATCCTCGACATCGACCGCAAGGTCGCCGAGGCGATGCGCAGCGATGCCTACCCGACCGAAAACTTCGGCGTACCGCTGGCTGGCAGCCTGATTCCGTGGATCGACAAGGAACTGCCTAACGGCCAGAGCCGTGAAGAGTGGAAGGCCCAGGCCGAAACCAACAAGATCCTCGGTCGCTTCAAGAGCCCGATCCCGGTGGACGGCATCTGCGTGCGCATCGGCGCCATGCGTTGCCACAGCCAGGCGCTGACCATCAAGCTGAACAAAGACGTGCCGATAGCCGACATCGAAGGGCTGATCAGCCAGCACAACCCTTGGGTCAAGCTGGTGCCGAACAACCGCGAAATCAGCATGCAGGAGCTGAGCCCGACCAAGGTCACCGGCACCCTGAATGTCCCGGTGGGCCGTTTGCGCAAACTGAACATGGGTTCGCAATTCGTCGGTGCCTTCACCGTCGGCGACCAACTGCTGTGGGGTGCGGCCGAACCGCTGCGTCGCATGCTGCGGATCCTGCTCGAGCGTTGATCGATTGTCGCTGTGAAAGAACCCGCGCCTTGTGAGAGGTGCGGGTTTTTTATTTGGGGGGCGGTTTTGGGATTTTATGCACCTGAGGCGGCGCCATCGCGAGCAGGCTCGCTCCCACATGGGATCCTTGGTGGCCGCAAAACCTGTGGGAGCGAGCCTGCTCGCGATGGGACCAGCCCAGGCACCGCAAATCCCCCTGCCAATTGCCTGCATACCGACCACCCGATAAAGTGCCGCTCCCCACGTTTTACCTGAGGTAGACCCATGAGCCAGTCCTTTGATATTGCCGTGATCGGCGCCACCGGTACTGTTGGCGAAACCCTCGTCCAGATTCTCGAAGAGCGGGACTTCCCGGTCGGTAACCTGCACCTGCTGGCCAGCAGCGAATCGGCAGGCAGCTCGGTGATGTTCCGCGGCAAAAACGTGCGGGTGCGCGAGGTCGACGAGTTCGATTTCAGCAAAGTCCAACTGGTGTTCTTCGCGGCTGGCCCGGCGGTGACCCTGAGTTTCGCCCCGCGGGCCACGGCAGCCGGTTGTGCGCTGATCGACCTGTCCGGTGCCTTGCCGCCCGAACAGGCGCCGCAGATCGTGCCGGAAGCGAACGCCCAAGTATTGGCTGGCTTGAACAAACCGTTGCAGGTCAGCAGCCCCAGCGCGTCGGCCACGGCCTTGGCGGTGGTGCTGGCGCCGCTGCGTGAATGCCTCGATCTGCAACGCATCAGCCTGACCGCCAGCCTCGCGGTGTCGGCCCAGGGCCGCGTGGCCGTGAGCGAGTTGGCGCGTCAGACTGCCGAGCTGCTCAACGCCCGTCCGCTGGAGCCGAAGTTCTTTGACCGGCAGATGGCGTTCAACCTGCTGGCCCAGGTTGGCGCGCCGGACGAGCAGGGGCATACGCAGCTGGAAAAACGCCTGGTCCGCGAGTTGCGCCAAGTGCTGAATCAGCCTTTGTTAAAGATTTCCGTCACTTGCATTCAAGCCCCGGTGTTTTTTGGCGATAGCTTTAGCGTGACTGTGCAGTCTGCCAAGGCCGTCGACCTGGCCAAGGTCAACGCGGCTTTGGAAGCGGCGCCCGGTATCGAGCTGGTGGAGGCGGGCGATTACCCGACGGCGGTGGGCGATGCGGTGGGGCAGGATGTGGTCTACGTTGGTCGTGTGCGCGGCGGGATCGACGATCCGGCGGAGCTAAATATGTGGCTGACGTCAGATAACGTGCGCAAGGGCGCGGCGCTCAATGCCGTGCAGGTGGCTGAGTTGTTGATAAAAGACTTGCTGTAAAAGATACTTGGCATCAATTTGTCGAATGATTCTAGCTGGGCGCTATGCTTGGCCGGAGTGCTGAAGGCGAACATCCCTCTGGGGGACTTTCCCGGGGCATGAGTGAAATGATCGCGCGCACCGTCGCATCGGGGCTGCGCGCAATGCCTTACGGCAGCGGCATCAATACCTTCTCGCTGGCCGAGGAATGTTCAAACAAAGGAAGAGGCTATGGTTCAAGTTCGCAAACTGGTGTTAGCAATAGCGGCCGCCTCGGCGCTGTCCTCCGGTATGGCGCAAGCGCTCGGGCTCGGGGAATTGACCCTGAAGTCGACGCCGAACCAGCCCTTGGTCGCCGAGATCGAGTTGCTCGACGTCCAGCAACTGACCGCCGCCGAAGTCGTGCCGAGCCTGGCCTCCCCCGAAGACTTCGCCAAGGCTGGGGTCGACCGCCAGGCCTTTCTCAATGACCTGACCTTCACCCCGGTGATCAACGCCAACGGCAAGAGCGTCCTGCGGGTAACCTCCAGCCGTCCGCTGTCCGAACCCATGGTCAAGTTCCTGGTGCAGGTGATGTGGCCCAATGGCCGTCTGCTGCGCGACTACAGCGTATTGCTCGACCCCTCCAAATTCTCGCCACAGGCCGCCGACGCCGCCCGGGCGAAGCCACCCCAGGTTGTGTCCACACCGGTTACCGGCGCCACCAAGCCTTCCCAGTACACCACCACGCCGCGCGATACCCTGTGGGAAATCGCCGCCAAGGTGCGCAACGGCGGGTCGGTCCAGCAAACCATGCTGGCGATCCAGGCGTTGAACCCGAACGCGTTCATCAACGGCAACATCAACCTGCTCAAGACCGGGCAGGTGTTGCGCCTGCCGGATCCGGTGCAAAGCACGGCGTTGCCGCAACCCCAGGCCATCGCTGAAGTGGCTGCGCAGAACGCCGCCTGGCGTTCGGGACGTCGGGGCGTGGCGGGTGCCGGCAAGCAGCAGTTGGATGCCACCAAGCGTGGTCGTGGCGAAGGCGCGCCGGCACAGGCGGCCGGTCGCGACAACTTGAGTCTGGTGTCGGCCGACTCGGCGAAGGCGGGCGGCAAGGGCAAGGGTGCTGCCGGCGATGCCCAGGCGCTCTCCAACAAGCTTGCTGTCACCCAGGAAAGCCTCGATT harbors:
- the leuB gene encoding 3-isopropylmalate dehydrogenase, translating into MSKQILILPGDGIGPEIMAEAVKVLELANDKYSLGFELSHDVIGGAAIDKHGVPLADETLDRARAADAVLLGAVGGPKWDKIERDIRPERGLLKIRAQLGLFGNLRPAILYPQLADASSLKPEIVSGLDILIVRELTGGIYFGAPRGTRELDNGERQAYDTLPYSESEIRRIARVGFDMARVRGKKLCSVDKANVLASSQLWREVVEQVAKDYPDIELSHMYVDNAAMQLVRAPKQFDVIVTDNMFGDILSDEASMLTGSIGMLPSASLDANNKGMYEPCHGSAPDIAGQGIANPLATILSVSMMLRYSFNLNDAADAIEKAVSVVLDQGLRTGDIWSQGCTKVGTQQMGDAVVAALRNL
- the asd gene encoding aspartate-semialdehyde dehydrogenase translates to MKRVGLIGWRGMVGSVLMQRMLEEQDFDLIEPVFFTTSNVGGQGPSVGKDTGVLKDAYSIDELKTLDVILTCQGGDYTSEVFPKLREAGWQGYWIDAASSLRMQDDAVIILDPVNRKVIDQQLDAGTKNYIGGNCTVSLMLMGLGGLFEAGLVEWMSAMTYQAASGAGAQNMRELIKQMGATHAAVADDLANPASAILDIDRKVAEAMRSDAYPTENFGVPLAGSLIPWIDKELPNGQSREEWKAQAETNKILGRFKSPIPVDGICVRIGAMRCHSQALTIKLNKDVPIADIEGLISQHNPWVKLVPNNREISMQELSPTKVTGTLNVPVGRLRKLNMGSQFVGAFTVGDQLLWGAAEPLRRMLRILLER
- a CDS encoding aspartate-semialdehyde dehydrogenase — its product is MSQSFDIAVIGATGTVGETLVQILEERDFPVGNLHLLASSESAGSSVMFRGKNVRVREVDEFDFSKVQLVFFAAGPAVTLSFAPRATAAGCALIDLSGALPPEQAPQIVPEANAQVLAGLNKPLQVSSPSASATALAVVLAPLRECLDLQRISLTASLAVSAQGRVAVSELARQTAELLNARPLEPKFFDRQMAFNLLAQVGAPDEQGHTQLEKRLVRELRQVLNQPLLKISVTCIQAPVFFGDSFSVTVQSAKAVDLAKVNAALEAAPGIELVEAGDYPTAVGDAVGQDVVYVGRVRGGIDDPAELNMWLTSDNVRKGAALNAVQVAELLIKDLL